From a region of the Listeria monocytogenes ATCC 19117 genome:
- the eutC gene encoding ethanolamine ammonia-lyase subunit EutC, giving the protein MNEQELKQMIEGILTEMSGGKTTDTVAAAPTKSVVETVITEGSIPDITEVDIKKQLLVPEPADREGYLKMKQMTPARLGLWRAGPRYKTETILRFRADHAVAQDSVFSYVSEDLVKEMNFIPVNTKCQDKDEYLTRPDLGREFDNEMVEVIRANTTKNAKLQIVVGDGLSSAAIEANIKDILPSIKQGLKMYNLDFDNIIFVKHCRVPSMDQIGEITGADVVCLLVGERPGLVTAESMSAYIAYKPTIGMPEARRTVISNIHSGGTPPVEAGAYIAELIHNMLEKKCSGIDLK; this is encoded by the coding sequence ATGAACGAACAAGAATTAAAACAAATGATTGAAGGCATTTTAACAGAAATGTCCGGTGGTAAAACAACCGATACAGTAGCAGCTGCGCCAACTAAATCTGTAGTTGAAACAGTTATAACAGAAGGTAGCATCCCGGATATTACTGAAGTAGATATCAAAAAACAATTACTAGTACCAGAACCAGCTGATCGTGAAGGTTATTTGAAAATGAAACAAATGACACCGGCTCGACTTGGTTTATGGCGTGCTGGTCCACGTTACAAAACAGAAACAATTCTTCGTTTCCGTGCGGACCATGCCGTAGCACAAGATTCCGTTTTCTCTTACGTTTCTGAGGATTTAGTAAAAGAAATGAACTTCATCCCAGTGAACACTAAATGTCAAGATAAAGATGAATACTTAACTCGCCCAGACTTAGGTCGTGAATTTGACAACGAAATGGTAGAAGTGATTCGTGCGAATACGACAAAAAACGCCAAACTTCAAATCGTTGTTGGTGATGGACTTAGCTCAGCGGCAATTGAAGCTAACATCAAAGATATCTTGCCATCCATTAAACAAGGTTTGAAAATGTATAACTTAGATTTTGATAACATTATTTTCGTTAAACATTGTCGTGTACCTTCTATGGACCAAATCGGTGAAATCACTGGCGCTGACGTAGTTTGCTTACTTGTAGGTGAACGTCCAGGCCTAGTCACTGCTGAATCCATGAGTGCCTATATTGCTTACAAACCAACAATTGGTATGCCAGAAGCTCGTCGTACTGTTATTTCTAACATCCATAGCGGCGGAACTCCACCAGTTGAAGCAGGAGCATACATTGCTGAATTAATTCACAATATGCTTGAGAAAAAATGTTCTGGTATTGATTTAAAATAA
- a CDS encoding ECF transporter S component, which yields MKIQKLVLCAMLIAMCVIGANIKLMGSVAFDAAPAFIGTLLLGPMYGAVLGIFGHLTSALLAGFPLTLPIHLIVAGMMGVTMIAYGFTRQKLAEKNQLVAVSVSSIVAFVFNCPLSLLALYPLMHQAVFVLFPVLAIGSICNIFVAEVVYQVLPERWKRRIAGY from the coding sequence TTGAAAATTCAAAAATTAGTCTTATGTGCGATGTTGATTGCAATGTGTGTAATTGGCGCAAACATAAAATTAATGGGTTCAGTTGCATTTGACGCAGCCCCAGCTTTTATTGGGACTTTGCTGCTTGGTCCGATGTACGGAGCAGTGCTTGGGATTTTCGGTCATTTAACATCAGCATTACTAGCGGGTTTTCCGCTCACACTACCAATTCATTTGATTGTTGCTGGAATGATGGGCGTAACGATGATTGCTTATGGCTTTACGCGCCAAAAACTAGCAGAAAAGAATCAATTAGTTGCGGTTAGTGTTTCTAGTATTGTTGCTTTTGTTTTTAATTGTCCATTATCATTACTTGCACTTTATCCATTAATGCATCAAGCGGTGTTTGTTTTGTTCCCAGTGCTTGCTATTGGTTCGATTTGCAACATTTTTGTCGCAGAAGTCGTTTACCAAGTATTGCCAGAACGCTGGAAAAGACGAATTGCCGGGTACTAA
- a CDS encoding ethanolamine ammonia-lyase subunit EutB: MILKTNLFGHTYQFKSITDVLAKANEEKSGDRLAGVAAESAEERVAAKVVLSKMTLGDLRNNPVVPYETDEVTRIIQDQVNDRIHDSIKNWTVEELREWILDHKTTDADIKRVARGLTSEIIAAVTKLMSNLDLIYGAKKIRVIAHANTTIGLPGTFSARLQPNHPTDDPDGILASLMEGLTYGIGDAVIGLNPVDDSTDSVVRLLNKFEEFRSKWDVPTQTCVLAHVKTQMEAMRRGAPTGLVFQSIAGSEKGNTAFGFDGATIEEARQLALQSGAATGPNVMYFETGQGSELSSDAHFGVDQVTMEARCYGFAKKFDPFLVNTVVGFIGPEYLYDSKQVIRAGLEDHFMGKLTGISMGCDVCYTNHMKADQNDVENLSVLLTAAGCNFIMGIPHGDDVMLNYQTTGYHETATLRELFGLKPIKEFDQWMEKMGFSENGKLTSRAGDASIFLK; encoded by the coding sequence ATGATTTTAAAAACGAATTTATTCGGCCATACATACCAGTTCAAATCCATCACTGATGTGTTGGCAAAAGCAAACGAAGAAAAATCAGGCGACCGTTTAGCCGGAGTTGCTGCTGAATCTGCAGAAGAACGTGTAGCTGCAAAAGTGGTGCTTTCTAAAATGACGCTTGGAGATTTACGTAATAATCCGGTTGTCCCATATGAAACAGATGAGGTAACGCGTATTATTCAAGACCAAGTAAATGACCGTATCCATGATTCCATCAAAAACTGGACAGTGGAAGAATTACGGGAATGGATTTTAGACCATAAAACAACAGATGCTGACATTAAACGTGTTGCACGCGGCCTAACATCAGAAATTATTGCTGCTGTTACAAAATTAATGTCCAATCTAGATTTAATTTATGGCGCGAAAAAAATCCGTGTAATCGCACATGCGAATACAACAATCGGTCTTCCTGGAACTTTCTCCGCTAGACTACAACCAAACCATCCAACCGATGATCCTGATGGTATCCTTGCTTCCTTAATGGAAGGATTAACTTACGGGATTGGGGATGCGGTAATCGGACTTAACCCAGTAGATGATTCTACTGATAGCGTTGTTCGTTTACTTAATAAATTTGAAGAATTCCGCAGCAAATGGGATGTGCCAACACAAACTTGTGTACTTGCACACGTGAAGACTCAAATGGAAGCAATGCGTCGCGGCGCTCCAACTGGTCTTGTATTCCAATCTATCGCAGGTTCTGAAAAAGGTAATACAGCTTTCGGTTTTGACGGAGCAACGATTGAAGAAGCTAGACAATTAGCCCTTCAAAGTGGTGCTGCGACTGGACCAAACGTAATGTACTTTGAAACAGGACAAGGTTCTGAACTTTCTTCTGACGCTCATTTCGGCGTAGACCAAGTAACAATGGAAGCTCGTTGTTATGGATTCGCGAAGAAATTTGATCCATTCCTAGTAAATACAGTAGTTGGATTTATCGGACCTGAGTACTTATATGATTCTAAACAAGTAATTCGCGCTGGCCTTGAAGATCACTTCATGGGTAAATTAACTGGTATCTCTATGGGTTGTGATGTTTGTTACACCAACCATATGAAAGCCGACCAAAACGACGTAGAAAACTTGTCCGTACTTCTAACTGCAGCAGGATGTAACTTTATCATGGGTATTCCTCATGGTGATGACGTTATGCTTAACTACCAAACAACTGGTTACCACGAAACAGCCACTTTACGTGAATTATTTGGCTTAAAACCAATTAAAGAATTTGATCAGTGGATGGAAAAAATGGGATTCAGCGAAAATGGTAAATTAACTAGCCGTGCTGGAGATGCATCTATTTTCCTAAAATAA
- the eutH gene encoding ethanolamine utilization protein EutH → MSINEIIIYLMVIFMILGAIDKIIGNKFGLGAQFEEGIMAMGSLTLAMVGIITLAPVLAKILSPIVVPIYTALGADPAMFATTLLANDMGGFALAQELALTPDAGLFAGAILGSMMGPTIVFTIPVALGIIKKEDHKYLATGVLSGIITIPIGCLIGGLVAGFSPIMIFKNLVPIILVAALIMLGLWFKPEGMIKGFTIFGKGVVIVATIGLVAGAIQQLTGLTIIPGIAPIGEGIEIVGGIALVLAGAFCLVFVITKVFNKPLMKMGKLLGMNEVAAAGMVATLANSIPMFQMLKDMDERGKIINVAFAVSAAFVLGDHLGFTAGVAQDMIFPMIVGKLVGGVTAVAVGIYMANRMMKKNKAKEQTAVKDNG, encoded by the coding sequence TTGAGCATTAATGAAATTATTATTTATTTAATGGTAATCTTTATGATTCTAGGAGCTATTGACAAAATTATCGGCAACAAATTTGGCTTAGGTGCACAATTTGAAGAAGGTATTATGGCAATGGGATCGCTAACGCTAGCAATGGTCGGTATCATTACATTAGCGCCAGTTTTAGCAAAAATTTTAAGCCCGATTGTTGTACCAATTTATACGGCGCTTGGGGCTGACCCGGCAATGTTTGCAACAACGTTACTTGCGAATGACATGGGTGGTTTTGCGCTAGCTCAAGAACTTGCGCTAACTCCCGACGCTGGTCTTTTTGCAGGAGCTATTCTAGGATCCATGATGGGACCTACTATTGTTTTCACAATTCCAGTTGCGCTTGGAATTATAAAAAAAGAAGATCACAAATATTTAGCAACTGGCGTATTATCTGGTATTATTACGATTCCAATTGGTTGTTTAATCGGTGGACTTGTAGCTGGATTCTCTCCAATCATGATTTTCAAAAACTTAGTACCAATTATTCTTGTAGCTGCCCTTATTATGTTAGGCCTTTGGTTCAAACCAGAAGGCATGATTAAAGGCTTCACGATTTTTGGAAAAGGGGTAGTAATCGTTGCTACTATTGGGCTAGTTGCTGGAGCTATTCAACAACTTACTGGATTAACTATTATTCCAGGAATTGCACCAATTGGCGAAGGTATCGAAATCGTTGGTGGTATCGCACTAGTTCTAGCAGGAGCTTTCTGTTTAGTTTTTGTTATTACAAAAGTGTTCAATAAACCACTTATGAAAATGGGTAAATTGCTAGGTATGAATGAAGTTGCAGCGGCTGGTATGGTTGCGACACTTGCAAATAGTATCCCAATGTTCCAAATGCTAAAAGATATGGATGAGCGCGGTAAAATTATTAACGTTGCTTTTGCCGTATCTGCGGCCTTTGTTTTAGGGGATCATCTAGGTTTCACAGCTGGGGTTGCCCAAGATATGATTTTCCCGATGATTGTCGGAAAACTTGTCGGAGGAGTAACTGCCGTAGCTGTCGGTATCTATATGGCTAACCGAATGATGAAGAAAAATAAAGCAAAAGAACAAACGGCGGTGAAAGATAATGGCTGA
- a CDS encoding acetaldehyde dehydrogenase (acetylating), whose translation MALEDKDLRSIQEVRNLIESANKAQKELAAMSQQQIDTIVKAIADAGYGAREKLAKMAHEETGFGIWQDKVIKNVFASKHVYNYIKDMKTIGMLKEDNEKKVMEVAVPLGVVAGLIPSTNPTSTVIYKTLISIKAGNSIVFSPHPNALKAILETVRIISEAAEKAGCPKGAISCMTVPTIQGTDQLMKHKDTAVILATGGSAMVKAAYSSGTPAIGVGPGNGPAFIERSANIPRAVKHILDSKTFDNGTICASEQSVVVERVNKEAVIAEFRKQGAHFLSDAEAVQLGKFILRPNGSMNPAIVGKSVQHIANLAGLTVPADARVLIAEETKVGAKIPYSREKLAPILAFYTAETWQEACELSMDILYHEGAGHTLIIHSEDKEIIREFALKKPVSRLLVNTPGALGGIGATTNLVPALTLGCGAVGGSSSSDNIGPENLFNIRRIATGVLELEDIRKEENQATSELPVDADALIQSLVEKVLAELK comes from the coding sequence GTGGCACTAGAAGATAAAGATTTACGCTCAATCCAAGAAGTTCGTAACCTCATTGAATCAGCTAACAAAGCACAAAAAGAACTTGCTGCAATGAGCCAACAACAAATTGATACAATTGTAAAAGCAATAGCTGATGCCGGTTATGGTGCTCGCGAAAAACTTGCGAAAATGGCCCATGAAGAAACTGGTTTCGGAATTTGGCAAGACAAAGTAATCAAAAACGTCTTTGCGTCGAAACATGTTTACAATTACATCAAAGATATGAAAACCATTGGTATGTTAAAAGAAGATAACGAAAAGAAAGTAATGGAGGTTGCAGTTCCACTTGGCGTAGTAGCAGGATTAATTCCTTCTACAAACCCTACATCCACTGTTATTTACAAAACACTTATTTCGATTAAAGCCGGAAATAGTATCGTATTTTCTCCACATCCAAACGCATTAAAAGCAATTCTTGAAACAGTAAGAATCATTAGTGAAGCAGCAGAAAAAGCTGGTTGTCCAAAAGGCGCTATCAGCTGTATGACTGTTCCAACCATCCAAGGAACAGATCAACTGATGAAACACAAAGATACAGCAGTTATCCTTGCAACAGGTGGATCTGCAATGGTAAAAGCGGCTTATTCATCTGGTACTCCAGCAATTGGAGTTGGTCCAGGTAATGGCCCAGCATTTATCGAACGCAGTGCTAACATTCCTCGCGCAGTGAAACATATTCTTGATTCCAAAACATTCGATAACGGAACAATTTGCGCATCTGAGCAATCTGTCGTTGTGGAACGTGTGAATAAAGAAGCTGTCATTGCTGAATTTAGAAAACAAGGAGCACACTTCTTATCCGATGCAGAAGCTGTTCAACTTGGTAAATTCATCTTACGTCCAAATGGTTCGATGAATCCAGCAATCGTAGGTAAAAGCGTGCAACATATCGCTAACCTTGCTGGTCTAACTGTTCCAGCTGACGCAAGAGTACTTATCGCTGAAGAAACAAAAGTTGGCGCTAAAATCCCTTATTCAAGAGAAAAATTAGCTCCAATCTTGGCGTTCTATACAGCCGAAACTTGGCAAGAAGCTTGTGAACTTAGCATGGATATTCTTTATCATGAAGGAGCTGGACATACTTTAATCATCCACTCTGAAGATAAAGAAATCATTCGCGAATTCGCACTGAAAAAACCAGTTTCCCGTCTCTTAGTTAATACACCAGGAGCACTTGGTGGAATTGGCGCAACAACAAATCTTGTACCTGCTTTAACACTTGGTTGTGGGGCAGTTGGAGGAAGTTCATCATCTGATAATATCGGACCTGAAAATCTTTTCAACATTCGTCGCATCGCTACTGGCGTTTTAGAGTTAGAAGATATTCGTAAAGAAGAAAACCAAGCAACATCTGAACTTCCGGTTGATGCAGACGCACTCATCCAAAGTTTAGTCGAAAAAGTTTTAGCAGAATTAAAATAA
- the eutD gene encoding ethanolamine utilization phosphate acetyltransferase EutD, producing MNNELITSLIEEVTRRALLETGVEVEASGRHVHLDRETVDALFGPGYELTHFRDLSQPGQYVCKERISIVGPKSVIHNVVILGPIRKKTQVEISSTDGTALGIKAPVRESGDIAGTPGILLLSAKNSVQLSEGLIVAKRHIHMTPADAEKQQVSQSEIVQVKINGDRPLIFDDVVVRISPDFATYMHIDYDEANACGFKKGIRGQIIKKTKAK from the coding sequence ATGAATAATGAGTTAATAACAAGCCTTATTGAAGAAGTCACTCGCCGTGCGTTACTTGAAACTGGCGTAGAAGTAGAAGCATCCGGCCGCCACGTTCATTTAGATCGTGAAACAGTCGATGCACTATTTGGACCTGGGTATGAACTTACTCATTTCCGTGACCTATCTCAACCAGGTCAATATGTTTGTAAAGAAAGAATTAGCATTGTTGGACCAAAAAGCGTTATTCATAACGTTGTAATTTTAGGCCCAATTCGTAAAAAAACACAAGTAGAAATAAGCTCCACAGATGGTACGGCGCTTGGAATTAAAGCACCGGTTCGTGAAAGTGGAGACATAGCAGGGACACCAGGAATTTTACTATTATCCGCAAAAAACAGTGTTCAATTATCAGAAGGACTTATTGTTGCAAAACGCCATATTCATATGACGCCTGCTGATGCAGAAAAACAACAAGTATCCCAAAGTGAAATTGTTCAAGTGAAAATTAACGGTGACAGACCACTAATTTTTGATGATGTTGTTGTTCGGATTAGCCCTGATTTTGCTACATATATGCACATTGATTATGACGAAGCCAACGCATGTGGTTTTAAAAAGGGAATTCGAGGTCAAATAATCAAGAAAACAAAGGCTAAATGA
- the eutL gene encoding ethanolamine utilization microcompartment protein EutL: MKNDKLPASVLSVKVVSNVDNGLFKQLDLKPHQRSLGIITSDCDDVTYTALDEATKAAEVDVVYAKSMYAGAGNASTKFAGEVIGIIAGPSPAEVKSGLSVAVDFIENGASFVSANEDDSVPYFAHCVSRTGTFLSKEANVAEGEAIAYLIAPPLEAMYALDAALKAADVTIGAFYGPPSETNFGGALLTGSQSACKAACDAFKMAVENVAENPLQY; the protein is encoded by the coding sequence ATGAAAAATGATAAATTACCTGCATCCGTTTTAAGTGTCAAAGTTGTATCTAACGTAGATAATGGTCTATTTAAACAATTAGACTTAAAACCGCATCAAAGAAGCCTTGGTATTATTACATCTGATTGTGATGATGTAACTTATACAGCGCTTGACGAAGCAACAAAAGCAGCAGAAGTAGATGTTGTTTATGCGAAAAGTATGTATGCTGGTGCTGGAAATGCATCCACAAAATTCGCTGGTGAAGTTATCGGTATTATCGCCGGACCAAGCCCTGCGGAAGTAAAAAGTGGTCTTTCTGTAGCAGTAGATTTCATCGAAAATGGCGCTAGCTTTGTTAGTGCAAATGAAGATGATAGTGTTCCTTACTTCGCGCATTGTGTTTCAAGAACTGGTACATTCCTTTCAAAAGAAGCGAATGTTGCAGAAGGTGAAGCGATTGCTTACTTAATCGCCCCTCCACTTGAAGCTATGTATGCGTTAGATGCAGCACTAAAAGCAGCAGACGTAACAATCGGAGCTTTCTATGGCCCACCATCCGAAACAAACTTCGGCGGAGCACTTTTGACTGGTAGCCAATCTGCATGTAAAGCAGCTTGTGATGCGTTCAAAATGGCAGTAGAAAATGTGGCTGAAAATCCACTTCAATATTAA
- a CDS encoding TIGR02536 family ethanolamine utilization protein produces the protein MSMELDALIKAVTEEVMRRLQLPEKKMIIMGQDSEHTLRQCYLKEYQVSLYDRSERACDILLLEELDIAELARISLFAPMNKKEQFITDHLLAGRPTWIMKSGIKAHAYKRSAKYGIRQLFQEYEEKLSRFGVEFIESPVKETKESKVITEQDVEKLTKNKSEFILPKGSFLTPLAKDYLQEKRISIKES, from the coding sequence ATGAGTATGGAACTAGACGCACTCATAAAAGCTGTCACTGAGGAAGTCATGAGACGATTACAACTTCCAGAGAAAAAAATGATTATCATGGGACAAGATTCAGAACACACTCTCAGACAGTGTTATCTAAAAGAATATCAAGTTTCGCTTTATGATCGTTCGGAACGCGCTTGTGACATTTTACTACTGGAAGAATTGGATATCGCTGAATTAGCTCGAATCAGTTTGTTTGCTCCGATGAATAAAAAAGAACAATTTATTACAGATCATCTTTTAGCAGGGCGGCCAACTTGGATAATGAAGAGTGGTATCAAAGCGCATGCTTATAAACGTTCCGCTAAATATGGTATCAGACAACTTTTTCAAGAATATGAGGAGAAACTGAGCCGATTTGGTGTCGAATTTATCGAAAGTCCGGTAAAAGAGACCAAAGAAAGTAAAGTCATCACCGAACAGGATGTTGAAAAACTTACTAAGAACAAAAGCGAATTCATTTTGCCTAAAGGAAGTTTCTTAACACCACTTGCAAAAGATTACTTACAGGAAAAACGAATTAGCATTAAAGAAAGTTAG
- a CDS encoding helix-turn-helix transcriptional regulator, which yields MEKEKVVNIQPLMDSQVESQFTQQIQEDFNKKNPDHSALLHSLETVEVLDVLSDYYSAHEKQKQPRKETTSVNKTGKEHKEIKQAIRYIKKNIHRSITLEEVANYVYLSPFYLSKLFKNELNINFINYVNEQKMLYAKEQLEKSDWAVHTIAKNLGFSRASYFCKVFKKEFDMTPKEYRDSLK from the coding sequence TTGGAGAAAGAAAAAGTTGTAAATATTCAACCTTTGATGGATAGTCAAGTAGAGAGCCAATTCACCCAACAAATTCAAGAAGATTTCAACAAAAAAAATCCAGATCACTCTGCCCTACTTCATTCACTTGAAACCGTTGAAGTGCTTGATGTTTTAAGCGATTATTACTCTGCACATGAAAAACAAAAACAACCAAGAAAAGAAACCACTAGCGTAAACAAAACTGGTAAAGAGCATAAAGAAATCAAGCAAGCTATTCGTTACATTAAAAAAAACATTCACCGCTCCATCACATTAGAAGAAGTTGCTAATTATGTCTATCTAAGCCCGTTTTATTTAAGTAAATTATTTAAAAACGAATTAAATATTAATTTTATTAATTACGTCAACGAACAAAAAATGCTCTATGCGAAAGAACAACTAGAAAAAAGTGACTGGGCGGTCCATACAATTGCTAAAAATTTAGGTTTTTCAAGGGCAAGCTATTTTTGCAAAGTCTTTAAAAAAGAATTCGATATGACACCAAAAGAATATCGCGACTCCTTAAAATAA
- a CDS encoding ethanolamine utilization microcompartment shell protein: MAEQSLGILELRSISKGYEMADVFLKAGNVTLFTFRPTCPGKFLIILQGASGELTSAMQDAKEEAGKFHVSSYILHMAHEELLAFLNNKHPKVEVDAVGIIEISQLGAGLNAVNEALKKSAIHLKRMTLGASIGGKFVAVFTGEVSAIQEGMRILIETAEPKKVIHHTVIPSPDELLKRYL, from the coding sequence ATGGCTGAACAGTCCTTAGGTATTCTTGAACTCAGGAGTATAAGTAAAGGGTACGAAATGGCCGATGTTTTCTTGAAAGCAGGCAATGTAACTTTATTTACTTTTCGTCCGACATGTCCTGGTAAATTTTTGATTATTTTGCAAGGTGCTTCCGGTGAACTTACTAGTGCGATGCAAGATGCAAAAGAAGAAGCTGGCAAATTTCATGTTTCTTCTTATATTTTGCATATGGCGCACGAAGAATTACTTGCTTTTCTAAACAATAAACACCCTAAAGTGGAAGTTGACGCAGTAGGAATTATCGAAATCAGTCAGTTGGGCGCTGGACTAAATGCAGTAAATGAAGCGCTGAAAAAATCGGCTATTCATTTGAAACGCATGACGCTCGGTGCTTCGATTGGTGGGAAATTTGTGGCTGTTTTTACAGGGGAAGTTAGTGCTATTCAAGAAGGGATGCGGATTCTAATCGAAACCGCCGAACCAAAAAAGGTGATACATCATACGGTCATTCCTTCTCCTGATGAACTTTTAAAACGCTATCTATAG
- a CDS encoding BMC domain-containing protein, with amino-acid sequence MANANALGMIETKGLVGAVEAADAMVKAANVTLMGKEQVGGGLVTVMVRGDVGAVKAATDAGAAAAERVGELLSVHVIPRPHSEVDAILPKSAE; translated from the coding sequence ATGGCAAACGCAAACGCATTAGGTATGATCGAAACTAAAGGTTTAGTAGGAGCAGTAGAAGCAGCAGACGCAATGGTGAAAGCAGCTAACGTAACACTTATGGGTAAAGAACAAGTTGGTGGCGGTCTAGTAACAGTTATGGTTCGCGGCGATGTTGGCGCAGTTAAAGCAGCAACAGATGCAGGCGCAGCAGCAGCAGAACGCGTTGGTGAATTACTATCTGTACACGTAATCCCACGTCCACACAGCGAAGTAGACGCAATTCTACCAAAAAGCGCTGAATAA
- a CDS encoding cupin domain-containing protein: MADISKELIEQLVKQVVLEKMGQSSKHVDPSGILSVKLPVVKVSEEDRLDTGNPSDVVYTKDLVTLEESKRLGFGLMEMKDTTFDWFLDYDEVDYIIEGRLDVVIDGRTVSAGPGEIIFIPKGSQIKFSVTGEARFIYVTYPADWQS, from the coding sequence ATGGCTGATATTAGTAAAGAATTAATTGAGCAACTAGTAAAACAAGTTGTCCTAGAAAAAATGGGCCAAAGTTCCAAACACGTTGATCCAAGTGGTATTCTATCGGTGAAACTTCCTGTAGTAAAAGTTTCAGAGGAAGATCGATTAGACACAGGAAATCCTAGCGATGTTGTTTATACAAAAGACTTAGTAACACTAGAAGAAAGTAAACGTCTAGGTTTTGGTTTAATGGAAATGAAAGATACAACTTTCGATTGGTTCTTGGATTATGATGAAGTAGACTACATTATCGAAGGCAGACTAGATGTTGTCATTGATGGTCGAACTGTTTCAGCAGGTCCAGGAGAAATTATTTTCATTCCAAAAGGTAGCCAAATCAAGTTTTCCGTAACTGGTGAAGCAAGATTTATTTATGTTACTTATCCGGCTGATTGGCAGTCATAA
- a CDS encoding EutN/CcmL family microcompartment protein, with protein sequence MQIGKVTGSLWATRKDEKLNGLKLLLVEICTDETEDVRHSIVAADNAGAGNGDLVLVTTGSAARASTGDNTIPVDACIVGIIDSVERYG encoded by the coding sequence ATGCAAATTGGAAAAGTTACCGGGAGTTTATGGGCAACAAGAAAAGACGAAAAACTGAATGGTTTAAAACTACTACTAGTAGAGATTTGTACCGATGAAACGGAAGATGTAAGACATTCCATAGTGGCAGCTGATAATGCCGGAGCAGGAAACGGCGATCTTGTGCTCGTTACAACTGGTAGCGCAGCACGAGCATCCACTGGGGACAACACGATCCCAGTGGACGCATGTATCGTCGGCATTATCGACTCGGTAGAACGTTATGGCTGA
- a CDS encoding BMC domain-containing protein, with the protein MPNEALGLIEVTGFLGAVVAADTCLKAANVELIQCEVIRGGLTTVELTGDVGAVNAAIEAGKAATEDLGCLVSSHVIARMSEDTKALFVPQEEVKTQPKEVEQEEPKEVIQQVVEVNTNTKSAEKKLRAMKVIDLRKLAYTLNNVPIPKSKIKYANKDKLVHALKDIYGRSEN; encoded by the coding sequence ATGCCAAATGAAGCGCTTGGTTTAATTGAAGTCACAGGTTTTCTTGGTGCTGTTGTTGCTGCCGATACTTGTTTAAAAGCAGCAAATGTCGAACTGATTCAATGTGAAGTCATTCGTGGTGGTTTAACTACGGTTGAATTAACTGGTGATGTAGGTGCAGTAAATGCAGCTATCGAAGCAGGGAAAGCTGCAACAGAAGACTTAGGTTGTTTAGTATCAAGCCATGTTATCGCAAGAATGAGCGAAGATACAAAAGCACTTTTTGTTCCTCAAGAAGAAGTTAAAACACAACCAAAAGAAGTCGAACAAGAAGAACCAAAAGAAGTTATTCAACAAGTCGTAGAAGTGAACACAAACACGAAAAGTGCAGAGAAAAAACTTCGCGCAATGAAAGTTATTGATCTAAGGAAACTTGCTTACACATTAAATAATGTGCCTATCCCAAAAAGCAAGATTAAATATGCGAACAAGGATAAACTTGTTCACGCACTAAAAGATATTTATGGAAGGAGTGAAAACTAG